A stretch of Mycobacterium sp. ITM-2016-00316 DNA encodes these proteins:
- a CDS encoding SDR family NAD(P)-dependent oxidoreductase codes for MSRLGGQGRSDPGSELAGKTAFVAGASRGIGATIAHALAAAGASVAVAARSEQQGKLPGTIGSVAESIRAQGGRALAVPCDVTSEASVDDAVGKAVSEFGGIDILVANAGVLWLGPVESTPLKRWQLCLDVNLTGVFLVTKAVIPHVRARGGGSLMAITTTGVGMPGANAYWVSKAAAERLYLGLAHDLRPDNIAVNCLSPSRVVLTEGWQAGGGGFEVPPEMVEPPEAMGQAAVLLAGQDASGITGTVQRSEGLAF; via the coding sequence GTGAGCCGGCTCGGTGGGCAGGGGCGCAGCGACCCGGGAAGTGAACTTGCCGGGAAGACGGCGTTTGTCGCCGGCGCGAGCCGCGGCATCGGCGCCACCATCGCCCACGCGCTCGCCGCGGCGGGCGCATCGGTCGCGGTGGCAGCCCGCTCCGAGCAGCAGGGCAAGCTGCCCGGCACCATCGGCTCGGTGGCGGAGTCGATCCGCGCGCAGGGCGGCAGGGCGCTGGCCGTCCCGTGTGACGTGACCAGCGAGGCGTCGGTCGATGATGCTGTCGGCAAAGCCGTTTCGGAGTTCGGCGGTATCGACATCCTGGTCGCCAACGCAGGCGTGCTGTGGCTGGGGCCGGTCGAATCGACACCGCTGAAACGCTGGCAACTGTGCCTGGACGTCAACCTGACCGGTGTCTTCCTGGTCACCAAGGCCGTGATCCCGCATGTGCGGGCCCGCGGCGGCGGATCGCTGATGGCCATCACCACGACCGGTGTCGGCATGCCCGGCGCGAACGCCTATTGGGTATCCAAGGCCGCCGCCGAGCGTCTGTACCTGGGCTTGGCCCACGACCTGCGGCCGGACAACATCGCGGTGAATTGCCTGAGTCCATCCCGGGTGGTGCTCACCGAGGGCTGGCAGGCCGGTGGCGGCGGATTCGAGGTCCCGCCGGAGATGGTCGAGCCGCCCGAGGCGATGGGACAAGCCGCGGTGCTGCTGGCCGGGCAGGACGCCAGTGGGATCACCGGTACCGTGCAGCGGTCCGAGGGGCTCGCCTTCTGA
- a CDS encoding cobalamin B12-binding domain-containing protein produces MAARVLVAKPGLDGHDKGAKIVARTLRDAGFEVVYTGIRQRVEDIVSIALQEDVALVGLSILSGAHVGLTTRVVDALRAADAGDIAVVVGGTIPEADVQKLLDAGAAAVFPTGTSLEKLVTDVRALTEKVSKS; encoded by the coding sequence ATGGCCGCCCGTGTACTCGTCGCCAAGCCCGGTCTGGACGGCCACGACAAGGGCGCCAAGATCGTCGCGCGCACGCTGCGTGATGCCGGCTTCGAGGTCGTCTACACCGGCATCCGTCAGCGTGTCGAGGACATCGTCTCCATCGCGCTGCAGGAAGACGTTGCTCTGGTTGGCCTTTCGATCCTGTCCGGCGCACATGTGGGGTTGACGACCCGTGTCGTGGACGCGTTGCGGGCTGCCGATGCCGGCGATATCGCCGTGGTGGTCGGTGGCACCATTCCCGAAGCCGATGTGCAGAAGCTGCTGGATGCCGGTGCGGCCGCGGTGTTCCCGACCGGAACCTCGCTGGAGAAACTGGTGACCGATGTGCGCGCGCTGACGGAGAAGGTTTCCAAGTCATGA
- a CDS encoding 2Fe-2S iron-sulfur cluster-binding protein has product MTAEPVPADEVTILLDGARTTALPVAGETLLETARRAGLTPPFACEAGNCGTCIAKLTEGTATMKVNDALDDDEVEEGYVLTCQAIPEPGPLTVDYDD; this is encoded by the coding sequence ATGACGGCCGAACCAGTGCCCGCCGACGAAGTGACGATCCTGCTCGACGGTGCCCGCACGACGGCACTGCCGGTCGCGGGCGAGACACTGCTGGAGACGGCACGACGCGCCGGCCTGACTCCCCCGTTCGCCTGCGAGGCCGGTAACTGCGGCACCTGCATCGCCAAGCTCACCGAGGGCACCGCGACCATGAAGGTCAACGACGCACTCGACGATGACGAGGTCGAAGAGGGCTACGTGCTGACGTGTCAGGCGATCCCGGAGCCGGGACCGCTGACGGTCGATTACGACGACTGA
- a CDS encoding CoA transferase, whose translation MLAGPYATMLLADLGAEVIKVEPPGGEISRQVSDSYFASLNRNKRSVCLDLASADGCARLAELVADSHALLVNMKPSAIKKLGLTYENLRRYNEQIVCVALTGYGLHGGDDPAFDYVIQAATGVAAMTGDPDGPPTLPGYSAADNSTGLTAALGLLAKIVSGHGGQVDVCLRDVMLSQLNYRAAAYLNDGAEPRRYPFGAHSYYVPAQLFPTAEGHLALFITHDGFWRSFAGEAGIAGFETMVERAAAREDVLALVSAALATDTAVNWEIRLKPLGIPAAAVRSLPEALEDTPEMVVTAGDFRLVGSPIRVQGFEPEYRPAPVFDAAPQSS comes from the coding sequence ATGCTGGCCGGCCCGTACGCCACCATGCTGCTCGCCGACCTGGGCGCCGAGGTCATCAAGGTCGAACCACCCGGCGGTGAGATCTCCCGGCAGGTCAGCGACAGCTATTTCGCCAGCCTCAACCGCAACAAGCGCAGCGTCTGCCTGGACCTGGCATCCGCGGACGGGTGTGCCAGACTCGCTGAACTGGTGGCCGATTCGCACGCGCTGCTGGTCAACATGAAGCCGTCGGCGATCAAGAAGCTCGGCCTGACATATGAGAACCTGCGCCGGTACAACGAGCAGATCGTGTGCGTCGCGCTGACCGGGTACGGCCTGCACGGCGGGGATGACCCGGCGTTCGACTACGTCATCCAGGCCGCGACCGGAGTGGCGGCGATGACCGGTGACCCCGACGGTCCGCCCACGCTGCCCGGCTACTCGGCGGCAGACAACTCCACCGGACTCACCGCCGCGCTGGGCCTGCTCGCCAAGATCGTGTCCGGCCACGGCGGGCAGGTCGACGTGTGCCTGCGCGACGTCATGCTGTCGCAGCTGAACTACCGGGCCGCTGCCTACCTGAACGACGGTGCCGAACCGAGGCGCTACCCGTTCGGTGCGCACTCCTATTACGTCCCCGCACAGCTGTTTCCGACCGCCGAAGGCCATCTCGCGCTGTTCATCACCCACGACGGTTTCTGGCGGTCGTTCGCGGGTGAAGCGGGAATCGCCGGCTTCGAGACCATGGTGGAGCGGGCTGCGGCACGCGAGGATGTCCTGGCGCTGGTGTCGGCCGCGCTGGCTACCGACACCGCGGTGAACTGGGAGATCCGGCTCAAGCCACTCGGTATCCCCGCGGCAGCGGTGCGCTCGCTGCCGGAGGCCCTGGAGGACACTCCGGAGATGGTGGTCACCGCGGGTGATTTCCGGCTGGTGGGCAGCCCGATCCGGGTGCAGGGTTTCGAGCCGGAGTACCGGCCGGCGCCGGTGTTCGACGCTGCCCCTCAGTCGTCGTAA
- a CDS encoding LLM class F420-dependent oxidoreductase, with the protein MRLGVMIGAERGDMARKVSKLISDIEWADSAGLATAWMPQVPDDFDLLTMVTLMASHSSRIELGTAVVPLQAQHPIALARQALSVHAVSNGRLALGVGPSHHWIIRDMLGLPYDKPAAYTRDYLQVFNAAISGPGPVDVENDTFTVHNPTALGAATPMPVLVAALGPVMLQIAGEHADGTSLWMADEKAIGEHIAPKINKAAAGAGKPPPRIVAGIPVTLCANSEIDEAKDRANRILAEAETSPNYQRLLDRGDARTVGDLCAAGDEESILKRFKTFADAGVTDLSVRLLPIGDTRDELIASKYRTREVIAELAKQVS; encoded by the coding sequence ATGAGACTGGGCGTGATGATCGGGGCCGAGCGCGGCGATATGGCCCGCAAGGTCAGCAAGCTGATCTCCGATATCGAATGGGCCGATTCGGCCGGGCTGGCCACGGCGTGGATGCCGCAGGTGCCCGACGATTTCGATCTGCTGACCATGGTGACGCTGATGGCGTCGCACAGCAGCCGCATCGAACTCGGCACCGCCGTGGTGCCGCTGCAGGCGCAGCACCCCATTGCGCTTGCCCGGCAGGCACTTTCGGTGCACGCCGTGTCCAACGGGCGGCTGGCGCTGGGCGTCGGGCCGTCGCATCACTGGATCATCCGCGACATGTTGGGCCTGCCCTATGACAAGCCCGCCGCCTACACCCGCGACTACCTGCAGGTGTTCAACGCTGCCATTTCGGGGCCCGGGCCGGTGGACGTCGAGAACGACACCTTCACGGTGCACAACCCGACGGCGCTCGGCGCCGCGACGCCGATGCCTGTTCTGGTCGCTGCGCTCGGCCCGGTGATGCTGCAGATCGCCGGCGAGCACGCCGATGGGACCTCGCTGTGGATGGCCGACGAGAAGGCCATCGGCGAGCACATCGCGCCCAAGATCAACAAGGCCGCCGCCGGTGCGGGCAAGCCCCCACCGCGCATCGTGGCCGGCATCCCGGTCACACTGTGCGCGAACTCCGAGATCGACGAGGCGAAGGACCGGGCCAACCGCATCCTGGCCGAGGCCGAGACCTCGCCGAACTACCAGCGGCTGCTCGACCGTGGCGATGCCCGCACCGTCGGCGATCTCTGCGCCGCCGGGGACGAGGAGTCGATCCTCAAGCGGTTCAAGACCTTCGCCGACGCCGGTGTCACCGACCTGTCGGTGCGGCTGCTGCCGATCGGCGATACTCGAGACGAGTTGATCGCGTCGAAGTACCGGACCCGTGAGGTGATCGCCGAACTCGCCAAGCAGGTCTCGTGA
- a CDS encoding SDR family oxidoreductase — protein sequence MDIAGSSALVVGGAGGLGEATVRRLHAAGAKVVVADLADEKGPKLADELGVKYIRTDATSEESVNAAIAEAEALAPLRISVDTHGGPAAGGRLIGKDGSPHGLEGFETTVKFYLTAVFNVMRLAAAAIARTEPLEEGGRGVIVNTASIAGYEGQIGQLAYAAAKGGVLGMTLVAARDLSPLGIRVNTIAPGTINTPAYGKAADQLEQYWGPQIPFPKRMGRSTEYAQLAQSIIENDYLNGEIIRLDGGLRFPPK from the coding sequence ATGGACATCGCCGGTAGCTCCGCGCTCGTCGTAGGTGGCGCAGGTGGCCTGGGGGAAGCGACGGTCCGCCGACTGCACGCCGCGGGTGCCAAGGTGGTGGTCGCGGATCTGGCCGACGAGAAGGGGCCCAAGCTCGCCGACGAGCTCGGCGTGAAGTACATCCGCACCGACGCCACCTCCGAGGAATCGGTCAACGCCGCAATCGCCGAGGCCGAAGCACTTGCCCCGCTGCGTATTTCGGTGGACACCCACGGCGGTCCGGCGGCCGGCGGCAGGCTCATCGGTAAGGACGGGTCACCGCACGGGCTGGAGGGGTTCGAGACGACGGTCAAGTTCTATCTGACCGCGGTGTTCAATGTGATGCGGCTGGCCGCGGCGGCCATCGCCCGCACCGAACCGCTGGAAGAGGGCGGCCGCGGCGTCATCGTGAACACCGCATCCATCGCCGGCTACGAGGGACAGATCGGCCAGCTGGCCTACGCCGCCGCCAAGGGGGGCGTGCTCGGTATGACCCTGGTGGCCGCACGCGACCTGTCCCCGTTGGGAATCCGCGTCAACACCATCGCCCCGGGCACCATCAACACCCCGGCCTACGGCAAGGCCGCCGACCAGCTGGAACAGTACTGGGGTCCGCAGATCCCGTTCCCCAAGCGGATGGGCCGCTCGACCGAGTACGCCCAACTCGCCCAGAGCATCATCGAGAACGATTACCTCAACGGCGAGATCATCCGTCTCGACGGAGGACTGCGGTTCCCGCCCAAGTGA
- a CDS encoding class I adenylate-forming enzyme family protein, with translation MAAENHTVLAFGDRQYTMTELDALADGMAGTLAARGVRAGDRVALMSSNRPEFVVALRAIWRVRAAVVLLSSTWKHAEVAHALELTAPVLGVGDASVLSELIPMLHLDEPITLAGGAWEPVSPESDALFVFSSGTTGMPKAVRHTHAAFAAAVRHWRTALELTSADRMQIMTPPSHILGLLNIATVLESGAWMRLHPRFDIDRMLTHIQDDRITIEMAVAPIALAIAAHPDLESYDLSSLRYIMWCATPVTKSVADAVTNRTGVQWVSAYGASELPVIACCPIGDARLDTVGKPVPGVAVRIAESGEIQVRSDSAMAGYLPDVATAEAFDDGWYRTGDLGEIDSGGWLRITDRLKEMIKVRGFQVAPAEVEAVLHGHPAVEDCAVFGVPDGVNGEAVIAAVATGKPVTEQELIALVVARLSSYKRPRRVIFVDAIPRLPSGKVLRRVLRNEYS, from the coding sequence ATGGCTGCAGAGAACCACACGGTCCTGGCATTCGGGGACCGCCAGTACACCATGACCGAGCTGGACGCGCTGGCCGACGGGATGGCCGGCACGCTCGCCGCCCGCGGCGTGCGCGCCGGCGACCGGGTGGCCCTGATGTCGTCCAACCGTCCCGAGTTCGTCGTTGCGCTGCGGGCGATCTGGCGCGTGCGCGCGGCGGTGGTGCTGTTGAGCTCGACGTGGAAACACGCGGAGGTGGCGCATGCGCTGGAGCTGACGGCCCCGGTGTTGGGAGTCGGGGACGCCTCGGTGCTCTCCGAACTGATCCCGATGCTGCACCTGGACGAGCCGATCACGCTCGCCGGGGGCGCATGGGAGCCGGTGTCACCCGAGTCCGATGCGCTGTTCGTGTTCAGCTCCGGAACGACGGGCATGCCGAAGGCCGTGCGGCACACCCATGCGGCGTTCGCCGCAGCGGTGCGGCACTGGCGGACCGCGCTGGAACTCACGTCCGCGGACCGTATGCAGATCATGACGCCGCCGTCACACATTCTCGGGCTGCTCAACATCGCCACCGTGCTGGAGTCCGGCGCGTGGATGCGCCTGCATCCGCGCTTCGACATCGATCGCATGCTGACCCACATCCAGGACGACCGGATCACCATCGAAATGGCCGTTGCGCCCATCGCGCTGGCCATCGCCGCGCATCCGGACCTGGAGAGCTACGACCTGTCCTCGCTGCGCTACATCATGTGGTGCGCGACGCCGGTGACCAAGAGCGTGGCGGACGCCGTCACCAACCGGACTGGTGTGCAGTGGGTTTCGGCCTACGGCGCCAGTGAGCTGCCGGTCATCGCGTGTTGCCCGATCGGGGATGCGCGGCTGGACACCGTGGGCAAACCGGTGCCGGGGGTGGCGGTGCGCATCGCCGAGAGCGGGGAGATCCAGGTGCGCTCGGATTCGGCGATGGCCGGCTATCTGCCCGACGTGGCCACCGCCGAGGCGTTTGACGACGGGTGGTACCGCACCGGGGACCTCGGAGAAATCGACAGCGGGGGCTGGCTGCGGATCACCGACCGGCTCAAGGAGATGATCAAGGTCCGCGGTTTCCAGGTGGCGCCCGCAGAGGTGGAGGCGGTGCTGCACGGGCATCCGGCTGTCGAGGACTGCGCGGTCTTCGGCGTCCCCGACGGTGTGAACGGCGAGGCGGTCATCGCGGCCGTGGCGACGGGGAAACCGGTCACCGAACAGGAATTGATCGCCCTGGTGGTTGCGCGGCTGTCGTCCTACAAGCGTCCGAGGCGGGTGATCTTCGTCGACGCCATCCCGCGATTGCCTTCGGGAAAGGTGTTGCGGCGGGTGCTGCGCAATGAGTATTCCTGA